atttttagtagagatggagtttcaccatgttggccaggctagtctccaactcctgacctcaagtgatccatcctcctcaacttcctaaagtgctggggttacaggcatgagtcaccacgcccggcctataacACGTAATATATGTCTACATATTACAGGTAATGGTTCCAAATCCTCTTCAGCTATGAACTCAACCCAAATCCtaaaactttaaattaaatatcAACTAAAAAATAGGTAAAGGGTCCTCACAGTGGGAGGGACAGGAGCTGGGAGACTGGGAGAGCATGGGGCCGAAAGAAGTTGCAGAGCTTGCCAGCATGTTTGCATTGAGTGATAGAGGCCACAGATGTGAACCTTCTGACTCTGAGTCTTGTGCCTTCCTCACGACGCTGAAGCTGCCTATGCTCAATTTCCATTGTCCATACACTCTCAGTTCAGTATTTCCGCTGGTGGATAGAGCCCTTTAATCCTCTTGCTAATCAGCCTGATAGATGGAATGCATATTAATAATGACGGGGATATGGAGAACTATCCTTTCCCAAAGGAACTCTGAGAGAGTGCCAATTTTATGTTATAACTATTCACAAGGCTCACTAGGGCGGGTCTTGGTAGGAGGAGGAGCTATAGTGGAAGTTAATGAATAGTTGTACTGTAAGATGGTGCCACAGCTGAGAAATGGCCATTGCTGAAATGTTACAGGTGTGGGAAGATGGAAAGCGATTTCTCCATTCCTCTGAATGAATCTGAGGAGGTGCTCCCTGAGCCTGCTGGCTACACCGTTCTGTGGATCTTCTCACTGCTAGTCCACGGAGTCACCTTTGTCTTCGGAGTCCTGGGCAATGGGCTCGTGATCTGGGTGGCTGGATTCCAGATGACACGCACAGTCAGCACCATCTGTTACCTGAACCTGGCCCTGGCTGACTTCTCTTTCAGTGCCATCCTACCATTCCGAATGGTCTCAGTCGCCATGAGAGAAAAATGGCCTTTTGGCTCGTTCCTATGTAAGTTAGTTCATGTCATGATAGACATCAACCTGTTTGTCAGTGTCTACCTGATCACTGTCATTGCTCTGGACCGCTGTATTTGTGtcctgcatccagcctgggcccAGAACCATCGCACCTTGAGTCTGGCCAAGAGGGTGATCATGGGACTCTGGGTTCTTGCCATAGTCCTTACCTTACCAGATTTCATCTTCTGGACTACAGTAAGTACTGAGAATGGGGACACACACTGTATTTTCAGATTTCCATTCTGGGGTGACACTGTTGTAGAGAGGATGAACGTGTTCATTACCATGGCCAAGGTCTCTCTGATCCTCCACTTCATTATTGGCTTCAGCATACCCATGTCCATCATCACAGTCTGCTATGGGATCATCGTTGCCAAAATTCACAAAAAGCGCATGACTAAATCCAGCCGTCCCTTACACGTCTTCAGCTGTGGTGGcttctttcttcatctgttgGTTCCCTTATGAACTAACTGGCATTCTAATGGCAGTCTGGCTCAAAGAGATTTTGTTCAATGGCAAATACAAAATCATTATTGTCCTGCTTTACCCAACAAGCTCCTTGGCCTTTTTTAACAGCTGCCTCAACCCAGTTCTCTACGTCTTCATGGGTCATAACTTCCAAGAAAGACTGATTCGCTCCTTGCCCACTAGTTTGGAGAGGGCCCTGACTGAGGTCCCTGACTCAACCCAGACCAGCAACACAGACACCAATTCCGCTTCACCTCCTGAGGAGAGGGAGTTACAAGCAATGTGAGGTCGGGGATATTTTGGGGCTCTGTCTCTTTCTACCCTGCATTAAGcggaaaaaaaattctgacagtgtttttcttctacattcatactaccaccaccaccaccacaatcatcaACATAAAAGAAGTCTGTACCAAACGTGTAGGAGGTTTTCCCCACAACCAAGCAGTAGACACCATCTGGGTGTCGTACAATTAAATTccaacactatctacctggagttagtgtcagatcccacagattTAAGGCTCATTCCCCAAGTCTGCTCCTCCAGTTGAGACACAAGTCACAAATCCAGCCTTCTGAAACTCTGGACCAACCAGCTTCAATCAGGATTCCCACTACCCCCTCTTTGGGGGTAGAGTGGCTCATGGAActcagagaaataatttaattgctagagtggctcacagaactcagcaaacatttattttggcttgctggtttattataaaagacactacaaaggatacagatgaagaggcGCATAGGGCAAGGTATGCAGGAAGAAATGAGCAGGTTCCATGCCCTTCCTAAGTGCATCACCCTCCGGGAACCTCTGCGTGTTCACCTCTCATGAAGCTCTCCAAATCCagtcctcttgggtttttatggaagcttcatgatGTCAGCATTCTTTCCACCAGAGTACAGGATGGGACCCTCCCTGGGGAGGGTCTTAAGACCCACAATTAGAA
The sequence above is drawn from the Macaca thibetana thibetana isolate TM-01 chromosome 19, ASM2454274v1, whole genome shotgun sequence genome and encodes:
- the FPR3 gene encoding LOW QUALITY PROTEIN: N-formyl peptide receptor 3 (The sequence of the model RefSeq protein was modified relative to this genomic sequence to represent the inferred CDS: inserted 2 bases in 1 codon); its protein translation is MSVNPPGLSIVLLLGISITFLDKLSSFPLTVANVFLLESYHPYRESKILKCGKMESDFSIPLNESEEVLPEPAGYTVLWIFSLLVHGVTFVFGVLGNGLVIWVAGFQMTRTVSTICYLNLALADFSFSAILPFRMVSVAMREKWPFGSFLCKLVHVMIDINLFVSVYLITVIALDRCICVLHPAWAQNHRTLSLAKRVIMGLWVLAIVLTLPDFIFWTTVSTENGDTHCIFRFPFWGDTVVERMNVFITMAKVSLILHFIIGFSIPMSIITVCYGIIVAKIHKKRMTKSSRPLHVFXAVVASFFICWFPYELTGILMAVWLKEILFNGKYKIIIVLLYPTSSLAFFNSCLNPVLYVFMGHNFQERLIRSLPTSLERALTEVPDSTQTSNTDTNSASPPEERELQAM